The following proteins are encoded in a genomic region of Mycoplasma sp. NEAQ87857:
- a CDS encoding Cof-type HAD-IIB family hydrolase has product MEEILIKQDNNKDKFLFAIDLDGTTLQSSATGQIHDLTLNAIKRAINEGHIVCILTGRPWRSTKFIYDTLGLKTVVGNYNGAHIHHPYDDEFIPYIKYLNLNEALYILGDEKVKNELTNIAIEGPDWVQLQHRDEDLEKVFGFKTTSKLRIGLDFHKLPLMPTGIIFDVKKTTNVEGLRRYLKARYGDLAEFSYWSKGEGLSPVFDMTNITANKGKALSMLIRYYDIPIENTIAIGDGFNDVPMFKVANISVAMGNSTKDVKKYATILINKSNKDGGVGYYINKFLDNPENEIKKSNARRSKISQVAESE; this is encoded by the coding sequence ATGGAAGAAATTTTAATTAAACAAGATAATAATAAAGACAAATTTTTATTTGCTATAGATTTAGATGGAACTACATTACAATCTAGTGCTACAGGACAAATTCATGATTTAACCTTAAATGCTATCAAAAGAGCTATTAATGAAGGTCATATTGTATGTATTCTTACAGGAAGACCTTGAAGAAGTACTAAATTTATTTATGATACATTAGGTTTAAAAACCGTAGTAGGAAATTACAATGGAGCACACATTCATCATCCATATGATGATGAATTTATCCCTTATATTAAATATTTAAACTTAAATGAAGCTTTATATATTTTAGGTGATGAAAAAGTTAAAAACGAATTAACTAATATCGCTATTGAAGGACCTGATTGAGTTCAATTACAACATCGTGATGAGGATTTAGAAAAAGTTTTCGGATTCAAAACAACTTCAAAATTAAGAATTGGTTTAGATTTTCATAAATTACCTTTAATGCCTACAGGTATTATTTTTGATGTTAAAAAAACTACTAATGTAGAAGGATTAAGAAGATATTTAAAAGCAAGATATGGAGATTTAGCTGAATTTTCATATTGATCTAAAGGAGAAGGGTTATCTCCTGTGTTTGATATGACTAATATCACAGCAAACAAAGGTAAAGCTTTAAGTATGCTTATTCGTTATTATGATATCCCTATTGAAAATACTATTGCTATAGGAGATGGGTTTAATGATGTTCCTATGTTTAAAGTAGCTAATATTTCTGTAGCTATGGGTAACTCAACCAAAGATGTAAAAAAATATGCAACTATTTTAATTAATAAAAGTAATAAAGATGGTGGAGTTGGTTATTATATTAATAAATTCTTAGACAACCCTGAAAACGAAATCAAAAAATCTAACGCAAGAAGAAGTAAAATTTCTCAAGTTGCTGAAAGCGAATAA
- the pyrH gene encoding UMP kinase: MKYKRILLKLSGEGFANKEKHLAIDYGLVSKIANQLKEVVKRGIQVSIVIGGGNFWRGASAEKNGIPRNRADYIGMLATIMNGLALRSGFEHAGLTARVQSSLNIDKRVAEYYINEKAIKFLEEGEVVIFVGGTGRPYFTTDTAATLYASEIGADVILMGKNNIDGIYDSDPKVNKDAKRFDHITYDDILEKKLQVMDLTATSMARDNNIDLIVFNLLEENSILRALEGTIKHTEVTK, from the coding sequence ATGAAATATAAAAGAATTTTATTAAAACTTTCGGGAGAAGGTTTTGCTAATAAGGAAAAACATTTAGCTATTGATTATGGTTTAGTTTCAAAAATAGCAAATCAATTAAAAGAAGTGGTTAAAAGAGGAATTCAAGTATCTATTGTTATTGGTGGGGGAAACTTCTGAAGAGGTGCATCAGCAGAAAAAAATGGAATTCCAAGAAATAGAGCTGATTATATAGGAATGTTAGCTACTATTATGAATGGATTAGCTTTAAGAAGTGGATTTGAACACGCAGGATTAACTGCAAGAGTTCAAAGTTCATTAAACATCGATAAAAGAGTAGCGGAATATTACATTAATGAAAAAGCTATTAAATTCCTTGAAGAAGGTGAAGTTGTGATATTTGTTGGTGGAACAGGTAGACCTTATTTTACAACAGATACAGCAGCAACATTATATGCTTCAGAAATAGGAGCAGATGTTATTTTAATGGGAAAAAATAATATTGATGGAATTTATGATTCAGATCCAAAAGTTAACAAAGATGCAAAAAGATTCGACCACATTACTTATGATGATATTTTAGAAAAGAAATTACAAGTTATGGACTTAACTGCCACAAGTATGGCAAGAGACAATAATATAGATTTAATTGTATTTAACTTATTAGAAGAAAATTCTATATTAAGAGCATTAGAAGGAACAATAAAACATACGGAGGTTACTAAATAA
- the frr gene encoding ribosome recycling factor, producing the protein MELELYLLDFEEKCEKAISHYRFELSKISTGRANPQIVKGVRVMYYDTQTPLEELANISVPEPQQLLIKPYDITSIKEIVKALDKANLGVLPIDEGNQIRITFPPLTTDRRREMVKNLSKYTETAKVGVRNARQDANKAIKNDEELSEDEQKRYLDVVQKNVDKQIDKINSIASEKEKDLMTI; encoded by the coding sequence ATGGAATTAGAATTATATTTATTAGATTTTGAAGAAAAATGTGAAAAAGCAATTAGTCATTATCGTTTTGAATTATCAAAAATTTCAACAGGTAGAGCTAACCCGCAAATTGTAAAAGGTGTAAGAGTAATGTATTATGATACACAAACACCATTAGAAGAATTAGCAAACATTAGTGTTCCAGAACCACAACAATTATTAATCAAACCTTATGATATTACTTCTATCAAAGAAATTGTAAAAGCTTTAGATAAAGCTAATTTAGGTGTTTTACCAATTGATGAAGGTAATCAAATTAGAATTACATTTCCACCTTTAACAACAGATAGACGTAGAGAAATGGTTAAAAACTTATCTAAATACACAGAAACAGCTAAAGTTGGAGTTAGAAACGCTCGTCAAGATGCAAATAAAGCAATTAAAAACGATGAAGAATTATCAGAAGATGAACAAAAAAGATATTTAGATGTAGTTCAAAAAAATGTAGATAAACAAATTGATAAAATTAACTCAATCGCTAGTGAAAAAGAAAAAGATTTAATGACTATATAA
- a CDS encoding IS1634 family transposase, whose protein sequence is MKKEKWIIVRSKRKDTYYITAAISNGHARGYKRSIGLGNLEKLEKSTKDPINLLKEACVSWDPEWPKDKILQEVNKVLKNSVVESKVVNYGHQVLFNTIDDLDIFEKTKETRSKELIKILKFIISTRILKQQSLIKTFESIPDYEIEFDSKKTTFYNSLDYLSDNKTTILKNINNSLISKNLRSVDVMWFDSSTVYFETFTSLGLKHPGYSKDGKFKEDQIVVGLITDENGIPIHYKLFKGNTADPNTFIPFINEIKKIYNLRMVTIIADRGMSTNKNIRFLEQNNIDFIISYRLKIATKRTKLFAQDPEGYVDLDNFKFKEETYESLWQKKRPNGRTRRRIITYSEKRAKKDKQDRQILIDNFNKKAKNGIVAQADLLAGKKYKFFKEIENGKTTSYKLDYEKIERDKKFDGLYAYETSRHDLTVQDVVDLYAKQWQVEENFRTLKNALRIRPVYVRSDKHIEGYFLLCFISLVLMRYLLTLVNKNLEPVLGVKNERFTNTRLIKAILSANKYVEVINSKIITEKLIENKDNMQYLNDFAIIKKILETQKP, encoded by the coding sequence ATGAAAAAAGAAAAGTGAATTATTGTTAGAAGTAAAAGAAAAGACACATACTACATCACAGCAGCTATCTCAAATGGTCATGCTAGAGGTTATAAGAGAAGTATTGGTTTGGGGAATTTAGAAAAATTAGAAAAATCTACAAAAGACCCAATTAATCTCTTAAAAGAAGCTTGTGTTAGTTGAGATCCTGAATGACCTAAAGACAAAATTTTGCAAGAAGTAAATAAAGTTCTTAAAAATTCAGTTGTTGAATCAAAAGTTGTTAATTATGGTCATCAAGTTTTATTTAACACAATTGATGACTTGGATATTTTTGAGAAGACAAAAGAAACAAGATCAAAAGAATTAATAAAAATATTGAAATTTATAATTTCAACACGTATCCTAAAACAACAAAGTCTTATTAAAACTTTTGAAAGTATTCCTGATTATGAAATTGAATTTGATTCAAAAAAGACTACATTTTACAACTCTTTAGATTATCTTTCAGATAATAAAACAACTATTTTAAAAAACATCAATAATTCATTAATTTCTAAAAACCTAAGATCTGTTGATGTTATGTGATTTGATTCATCAACTGTATATTTTGAAACTTTTACAAGTTTAGGTCTTAAACACCCTGGATATTCAAAAGATGGAAAATTCAAAGAAGATCAAATTGTAGTGGGTTTAATCACTGATGAAAATGGTATTCCAATCCATTACAAATTATTTAAAGGCAATACAGCTGACCCAAATACTTTCATTCCATTTATCAACGAAATCAAGAAAATTTACAACCTTAGAATGGTTACAATAATTGCTGATAGAGGAATGAGTACCAATAAAAACATTAGATTCCTAGAACAAAATAATATTGATTTTATAATCTCTTACAGATTAAAAATCGCTACTAAAAGAACTAAATTATTCGCTCAAGATCCTGAAGGATATGTTGATTTAGATAATTTTAAATTTAAAGAAGAAACTTATGAATCGCTATGACAGAAAAAACGTCCAAACGGAAGAACTAGACGTAGAATAATAACTTATAGTGAAAAACGTGCTAAAAAAGATAAACAAGATAGACAAATTCTTATTGATAATTTCAATAAAAAAGCTAAAAATGGTATTGTTGCTCAAGCTGATTTGCTTGCTGGTAAAAAATACAAATTCTTTAAAGAAATTGAAAATGGTAAAACAACTTCATACAAGTTAGATTATGAAAAAATCGAGAGAGATAAAAAGTTTGATGGTTTATACGCTTACGAAACATCAAGACACGATCTTACAGTTCAAGATGTTGTTGATTTATATGCAAAACAATGACAAGTTGAAGAAAACTTTAGAACATTAAAAAACGCTTTAAGAATCAGACCTGTGTATGTGCGAAGTGACAAACACATTGAAGGATATTTTCTTTTATGCTTTATATCATTGGTTCTTATGAGATATTTACTAACTTTAGTAAATAAAAACTTAGAACCTGTATTAGGTGTTAAAAACGAAAGATTTACTAACACAAGATTAATAAAAGCAATTTTAAGTGCTAATAAATATGTTGAAGTGATAAATTCAAAAATTATCACTGAAAAATTAATAGAAAATAAAGATAATATGCAATATTTAAATGATTTTGCTATTATCAAAAAGATATTAGAAACTCAAAAACCTTAA
- a CDS encoding thioredoxin family protein: METQDKLIFLTFTTKWCGDCKMMKPVIQRLSEKYQNKKNVTFIEVDAEEAKLFREVDNKWNVLRVPTFILLKGQEIVEKGYEYIPEEILSNWIDKKI, encoded by the coding sequence TTGGAAACTCAGGACAAATTAATTTTTCTAACTTTTACCACCAAATGATGTGGTGATTGTAAAATGATGAAACCTGTAATACAAAGATTATCAGAAAAATATCAAAATAAGAAAAATGTTACATTTATTGAAGTAGATGCTGAAGAAGCTAAGTTATTTAGAGAAGTTGATAATAAATGAAACGTTTTAAGAGTTCCAACTTTTATCTTACTTAAAGGCCAAGAGATAGTTGAAAAAGGATATGAATATATTCCTGAAGAAATCTTAAGTAATTGAATTGATAAAAAAATTTAA
- a CDS encoding MIP family Ig-specific serine endopeptidase, translated as MKALKNIWLNSTVSTLVTLPLIAVSCSNLNKKPVKGKETTNNNKKSDKSNNTDNKAFKPNDKKEKQLKDDLNKKDVIEPNNNKQSNQDNHSTNNENSDLKNQKPINKDNKQTNNTLNNKNNQDNKIDTSINNENNKVIEEPNTDQNNNNKNKDTKNDTNTSNEGMDKTPTKNVNNKNQESNSNSNDKTNNDLTNHQNTDNTSVNNRDTSSSKPLINQPDTINNDQILSNDQVLNYYNSHPELRKYNETPFDTKLFYDTNQDYVNHILSRSFALRWDFNDGGYSGGTAWLLDYHKVDNDGNYKLFLATNYHVAVDIYGPNDYQEWAQPNRSNNPIKDFYIGFDVKNSASVGVKKWAKNTKFNKNFAYRILKPNSIPKVIFLAQNFTQNTQNIANKNYYSDFAVLEWDINLNQALNQNDILYPNDYNQAAIKYLLKQQNIEWKLMTEHIKDAISALDSSYSKYTNKSNFIRNTDYSLPYATVNYDTMVYARRHFFDDYTPLEFDQIGPNTINKINDLSNYINTYLSDKTYWYPSNLYYAGFPFFVDKSQTFTNVVKGYENQLGYKGFDLDRPYIYLDYDFNNKQVGDKNNTVFNNLTKSYFYGVSYRIFSVNQIVGGMSGSLTLDQQGLPIGLLWGNEGTGTVLINDSYQNSYNPVFVPFVQNRTFTTNDLTVYPYNLIDGTDKNKYPMQINSYREMLRKIYGQNSFSTKLFPNGI; from the coding sequence ATGAAAGCTTTGAAAAATATATGACTTAATTCCACTGTTTCAACTCTTGTAACATTACCTTTAATAGCTGTTTCTTGTTCAAATTTGAATAAAAAACCTGTTAAAGGAAAAGAAACTACAAACAATAACAAAAAATCAGATAAAAGTAATAATACTGATAATAAAGCATTTAAACCAAACGACAAAAAAGAAAAACAGCTCAAGGATGATTTAAATAAAAAAGATGTTATTGAACCAAATAATAATAAGCAATCAAATCAAGATAATCATTCTACCAATAATGAAAATAGTGATTTAAAAAATCAAAAACCAATAAATAAAGATAATAAGCAAACAAATAATACGTTAAACAATAAAAATAATCAAGATAATAAAATAGATACATCAATTAATAACGAGAATAACAAAGTAATAGAAGAGCCTAATACCGATCAAAACAATAATAATAAAAATAAAGATACAAAAAATGATACTAACACATCAAATGAAGGTATGGATAAAACTCCTACTAAAAATGTTAATAACAAAAATCAAGAAAGTAATTCAAATTCAAACGATAAAACTAACAACGATTTAACTAATCATCAAAATACAGATAATACAAGTGTTAATAATAGAGATACAAGTAGCTCTAAACCTTTAATAAATCAACCAGATACAATTAATAATGATCAAATACTATCAAATGATCAAGTATTAAATTATTATAATTCACACCCAGAACTAAGAAAATATAACGAAACACCATTTGATACAAAATTGTTTTATGACACAAATCAAGATTATGTGAATCATATATTAAGTCGTTCATTTGCTCTTAGATGAGATTTTAACGATGGTGGGTATTCTGGTGGAACTGCTTGATTATTAGATTATCATAAAGTTGATAATGATGGTAATTATAAGTTGTTTTTAGCAACCAATTATCACGTAGCGGTTGATATTTATGGACCTAATGATTATCAAGAATGAGCTCAGCCTAATAGATCTAATAATCCAATTAAAGATTTTTATATTGGTTTTGATGTTAAAAATAGTGCTTCAGTAGGAGTTAAAAAATGAGCAAAGAATACAAAATTTAATAAAAATTTTGCTTATAGAATTTTAAAACCAAATTCAATTCCAAAAGTAATCTTTTTAGCTCAAAACTTTACTCAAAATACACAAAATATAGCTAATAAAAATTATTATAGTGATTTTGCTGTTTTAGAATGAGACATTAATTTAAATCAAGCTTTAAATCAAAATGATATTTTATATCCAAACGATTATAATCAAGCAGCAATTAAATACTTATTAAAACAACAAAACATTGAATGAAAATTAATGACCGAACACATTAAAGATGCTATTAGTGCTTTAGATAGTAGTTATTCTAAATATACAAATAAATCTAATTTTATAAGAAATACAGATTATTCATTACCTTATGCAACTGTTAATTATGACACAATGGTATATGCTAGAAGACATTTCTTTGATGATTATACACCGTTAGAATTTGATCAAATAGGACCTAATACCATAAATAAAATTAATGATTTAAGTAATTATATAAATACTTATTTAAGTGATAAAACTTATTGATATCCAAGTAATTTATATTATGCGGGTTTTCCATTTTTTGTAGATAAAAGCCAAACATTTACCAATGTAGTTAAAGGTTATGAAAATCAACTAGGGTATAAAGGTTTTGATTTAGATCGACCTTATATTTATTTAGATTATGATTTTAATAATAAACAAGTTGGCGATAAGAATAATACAGTATTTAACAATCTAACCAAATCTTATTTTTATGGAGTATCATATAGAATCTTTTCAGTTAATCAAATTGTAGGTGGTATGAGTGGTTCATTAACTTTAGATCAACAAGGATTACCTATTGGGTTATTATGAGGAAATGAAGGAACAGGTACTGTTTTAATTAATGATAGCTATCAAAATTCATATAATCCAGTTTTTGTTCCATTTGTGCAAAATAGAACTTTTACTACTAATGATCTTACAGTATATCCATATAACTTAATTGATGGCACAGATAAGAATAAATACCCAATGCAAATTAATTCATATAGAGAAATGTTAAGAAAAATTTATGGGCAAAATAGCTTTAGTACTAAGTTATTCCCTAATGGAATTTAA
- a CDS encoding M17 family metallopeptidase, with product MIKKIDNSRNNFMLVKAVFKGEEFPKTVVEKNNVLTEYLEQNQALVFMGEKDKLNHKGLVSLAKSLFTSQVRDLQIDLDTFVTEKLTIAEVVSAFVDTYNYVKADIYSAKTKKDEDKFEVSFYTSANESSYKEAFKKTSVISEAVNFARNLQVTPPNICNSEWLAEHVVNDLKQYDNLKVTVLTKKEIEEHKMGLLLSVNRGSMYEPRVVVIEYNGDDSTEDKTVYVGKGITFDSGGYSLKPGRSMLGMKFDMSGSAFVASALKAIAQLKPKANVAAVMCITDNRVNGDASLPDSVWTSMNGKTVEINNTDAEGRLVMADGLTYAVRNLKATRLVDVATLTGAILVALGHTYTGVWATSEQAWNDLEKAAKDQHELVWRMPLDEAFAKEIRNSVVADLKNTDLSGVGGGSSSAAMFLKEFTEDVEYIHLDVAGTADIASRPTGVMVKTLVQLALNNK from the coding sequence ATGATTAAAAAAATCGATAATTCAAGAAATAATTTTATGCTTGTTAAAGCAGTTTTTAAAGGTGAAGAATTTCCTAAAACTGTTGTTGAAAAAAATAATGTTCTTACAGAATATTTAGAACAAAACCAAGCTTTAGTATTTATGGGAGAAAAAGATAAATTAAACCACAAAGGTTTAGTATCTTTAGCTAAAAGTTTATTCACATCTCAAGTTAGAGATTTACAAATTGATTTAGATACATTTGTAACTGAAAAATTAACTATTGCTGAAGTTGTTAGTGCTTTTGTTGATACATACAACTACGTTAAAGCAGATATTTATAGTGCTAAAACTAAAAAAGACGAAGATAAATTTGAAGTTAGCTTCTATACATCAGCTAATGAATCTTCATATAAAGAAGCTTTTAAAAAAACTTCAGTAATTTCTGAAGCTGTTAACTTTGCTAGAAACCTTCAAGTTACACCTCCAAACATTTGTAACTCAGAATGATTAGCAGAACACGTTGTTAATGATTTAAAACAATATGACAACTTAAAAGTTACTGTTTTAACTAAAAAAGAAATTGAAGAACACAAAATGGGATTATTACTTTCAGTTAACCGTGGAAGTATGTATGAACCTAGAGTTGTAGTTATTGAATACAATGGTGATGATTCTACTGAAGATAAAACCGTTTATGTTGGAAAAGGTATTACTTTTGACTCTGGAGGATATAGTTTAAAACCAGGTAGAAGTATGCTTGGAATGAAATTTGATATGTCTGGGTCAGCTTTTGTAGCTAGTGCTTTAAAAGCTATTGCACAATTAAAACCTAAAGCTAATGTAGCTGCAGTTATGTGTATTACAGATAACAGAGTTAATGGAGATGCTTCATTACCTGATTCAGTATGAACAAGTATGAATGGTAAAACAGTTGAAATTAACAACACAGATGCCGAAGGTAGATTAGTTATGGCTGATGGATTAACATATGCTGTAAGAAACTTAAAAGCTACAAGATTAGTTGATGTTGCAACTTTAACAGGAGCTATTTTAGTTGCTTTAGGACACACATACACAGGTGTATGAGCAACTAGTGAACAAGCTTGAAATGATTTAGAAAAAGCTGCTAAAGATCAACATGAATTAGTATGAAGAATGCCTTTAGATGAAGCATTTGCAAAAGAAATTAGAAATTCTGTTGTTGCTGATTTAAAAAACACTGATCTTTCAGGAGTAGGTGGAGGTAGTTCATCTGCAGCTATGTTTTTAAAAGAATTTACTGAAGATGTTGAATACATTCACTTAGATGTTGCAGGAACTGCAGATATTGCTTCTAGACCTACTGGAGTTATGGTTAAAACTTTAGTTCAATTAGCTTTAAATAATAAATAA
- the dnaE gene encoding DNA polymerase III subunit alpha: MQNKIFLHTNTEYSFLNSTIRVNELFKYASDNDIKYLPLTDINNLYALPLYLELSKQYNIKPIIGLQTSIVNDDCKFDVILIAKNNNGLKLLNQIIYQASKNIFVKDLNDLESDDLYIIDHYENGMVANNYDFKVPNNFFYNSNELVYPNTVYAPTKRIMYQNQNNILNVLDNIAGKQHKINYQFKDYNDVNFELLDSNIYQNMQNIIDSLEPISLDSKIKLANYKEDVEDTIKRLIVGKKYLNLIKYYDKDLVDKRINYEYQIIKKLGFINYFLIIWDTLNFARSQGIEVGPGRGSASGSLISYLLDITDVNPLEFNLLFERFLNPDRVSLPDIDIDIQDNRRDEVLEYIRNKYGHNKVALITTFQTLASKNSIRDVGRYLNIPTPSIDKISNSLTKNDLNLEYAYAHNKKYKILVDEFENLHHFASLIEGLPRQTGLHAAGIVISNVDLTNSFPVEQNANGFNQIQFTLNNLEQYGLIKIDFLGLKNLTVINQIESLIPEKYHFNNIINQNYSQFSDQETFNLLNKLLTDGVFQLESNGMRAAIKSVKIDSFDDLYAIISLYRPGPMQYIDTYAKNKQDPSLVEKIHPLYDKIVEPTYGIIVYQEQIMQIAQQVANMSFAQSDLLRRAISKKDDKKLHSYKKIFFESGFLNNIPIDVLEKIYQKIELFAAYGFNKSHAVAYALISYKLAFYKARFPKIFFKVLISNAIGDLTTVKKYVLDAKEQGVSIFSPIINISTNTVEIKDNNLYLPLNMIKGIGLVATNKIIEETNKGEFSHFISCYLRLRNAGIGESVINTLIKANVFRKFANCATLEKNTVLAQQYFDLFSKEIKQKKITDEILKDQELANFIQRYKINEQKLQFVEKNVSEEMKNESELLGDIYNAMAISTDNKVVRPSLSTLPINENRWIDAYLISVKKHPTKKQVNIAIMDVDNKSINAYGFNEKTLLLLENKEPRQIMVYIKNNGRYFTINDWKDNNETN, encoded by the coding sequence ATGCAAAATAAAATTTTTCTACATACTAATACTGAATATTCGTTTTTAAATTCTACTATTAGAGTAAATGAGTTGTTTAAATATGCGAGTGATAATGATATTAAGTATTTACCATTAACAGATATTAATAATTTATATGCTTTACCTTTATATTTAGAATTATCTAAACAATATAATATCAAACCAATTATTGGACTTCAAACTTCAATAGTTAATGATGATTGTAAGTTTGATGTTATTTTAATTGCTAAAAATAATAATGGTTTAAAACTTTTAAACCAAATTATATATCAAGCATCAAAAAATATTTTTGTTAAAGATTTAAATGATTTAGAATCAGATGATTTATATATTATTGATCATTATGAAAACGGAATGGTAGCTAATAATTATGATTTTAAAGTACCAAATAATTTCTTTTATAATTCAAATGAATTAGTATATCCAAATACTGTGTATGCTCCAACTAAAAGAATAATGTATCAAAATCAAAATAATATTTTGAATGTTTTAGACAATATAGCGGGAAAACAACACAAAATTAATTATCAATTTAAAGATTACAATGATGTTAATTTTGAATTATTAGATTCTAATATATATCAAAATATGCAAAATATTATTGATTCTTTAGAACCTATTTCACTTGATAGCAAAATAAAATTAGCAAACTATAAAGAGGATGTTGAAGACACTATTAAACGTCTAATAGTTGGTAAAAAATATTTAAATTTAATTAAATACTATGATAAAGATTTGGTTGATAAAAGAATTAATTATGAATATCAAATAATTAAAAAATTAGGTTTTATTAATTATTTTTTAATTATTTGAGATACTTTAAACTTCGCTAGAAGTCAAGGGATTGAAGTTGGACCAGGTAGAGGTAGTGCTAGTGGTTCATTGATTTCATATTTATTAGATATTACTGATGTTAATCCTTTAGAGTTTAATTTACTATTTGAAAGATTTTTAAATCCTGATAGAGTTAGTTTACCTGATATTGATATTGATATTCAAGATAATCGAAGAGATGAAGTTTTAGAATATATTAGAAATAAATATGGTCATAATAAAGTAGCTTTAATTACTACATTTCAAACTCTTGCAAGTAAAAATTCAATTAGAGATGTTGGTAGATATTTAAATATTCCAACACCTAGCATTGATAAAATTTCAAATTCTTTAACTAAAAATGATTTAAATTTAGAATATGCTTATGCACATAACAAAAAATACAAAATTTTAGTTGATGAATTTGAAAATTTACATCATTTTGCAAGTTTAATTGAAGGATTACCTAGACAAACAGGTCTTCATGCTGCTGGAATAGTAATTTCTAATGTTGATTTAACTAATAGTTTTCCTGTTGAGCAAAACGCAAATGGATTTAATCAAATTCAATTTACTTTAAATAATCTTGAACAATATGGATTAATTAAAATTGATTTTTTAGGATTAAAAAATCTAACGGTAATTAATCAAATTGAATCATTAATACCTGAAAAATATCATTTTAATAACATAATTAATCAAAATTATTCACAATTTAGCGATCAAGAAACATTTAATTTATTAAATAAATTATTAACTGATGGAGTATTCCAATTAGAATCTAATGGAATGCGTGCAGCTATTAAAAGTGTAAAGATTGATTCATTTGATGATTTATATGCAATTATTTCGTTATATCGTCCAGGACCTATGCAATACATTGATACTTATGCTAAAAATAAACAAGATCCATCGCTAGTAGAAAAAATTCATCCATTATATGACAAAATAGTAGAACCTACTTATGGAATTATTGTTTATCAAGAGCAAATTATGCAAATTGCTCAGCAAGTTGCTAATATGAGCTTTGCTCAAAGCGATTTATTAAGAAGAGCAATTTCTAAAAAAGATGATAAAAAGCTTCATAGTTATAAAAAAATCTTTTTTGAAAGTGGTTTTTTAAACAATATTCCAATTGATGTATTAGAAAAAATTTATCAAAAAATTGAATTATTTGCTGCTTATGGATTTAATAAGTCTCATGCAGTAGCATATGCTTTAATTTCTTATAAATTAGCTTTTTATAAAGCCAGATTCCCGAAAATATTTTTCAAAGTGCTTATATCTAACGCAATAGGTGATTTAACTACAGTTAAAAAATATGTTTTAGATGCTAAAGAGCAAGGAGTGAGTATTTTTTCACCAATAATTAACATATCTACTAATACTGTTGAAATTAAAGATAATAATTTATATTTACCTTTAAATATGATTAAAGGAATTGGATTAGTAGCAACTAATAAAATTATTGAAGAAACTAATAAAGGAGAATTTAGTCACTTTATTAGTTGTTATTTAAGGTTAAGAAATGCTGGAATTGGTGAATCAGTAATTAACACTTTAATTAAAGCAAATGTATTTAGAAAATTTGCTAATTGTGCTACTTTAGAAAAAAATACTGTCTTAGCTCAACAATATTTTGATCTTTTTTCTAAAGAAATTAAACAAAAAAAGATCACTGATGAAATTTTAAAAGATCAAGAATTAGCTAACTTTATTCAACGTTATAAAATCAATGAACAAAAATTACAATTTGTTGAAAAAAATGTTAGTGAAGAAATGAAAAATGAAAGTGAATTATTAGGTGATATTTATAACGCTATGGCTATATCAACTGATAATAAAGTAGTTAGACCAAGCTTATCAACATTACCAATTAATGAAAATCGCTGAATTGATGCTTATTTAATTAGTGTCAAAAAACATCCTACCAAAAAACAAGTTAATATAGCAATTATGGATGTTGATAATAAATCAATTAATGCTTATGGTTTTAATGAAAAAACACTTTTATTATTAGAAAATAAAGAACCTAGACAAATAATGGTTTATATTAAAAATAAT